In one window of Hevea brasiliensis isolate MT/VB/25A 57/8 chromosome 10, ASM3005281v1, whole genome shotgun sequence DNA:
- the LOC110654364 gene encoding flavonol 7-O-beta-glucosyltransferase UGT74F1 encodes MEKEEEKAYRAHCIVLPYPTQGHINPMLQFSKRIQHKGVKVTLVNTRFISNTITHKPSSSTSIALETISDGYDEGCIDHAESVQVYLDTFRKVGSQTLSNLVEKLNASGFPVDCIVYDAFMPWCLQVAKKFGLLSAVFFTQSCAVDIIYYHVFRGMIKPPVKENEILLAPGLPPLEVQDLPSFIHHYGSYPAAFEMLMNQFSNIDEADWVLCNTFYELEQEGADWLAKLWPLKTIGPSMPSMYLDKQIQDDKDYGFSIFKPNNEACMNWLNHKPTGSVVYVSFGSLATLGAEQMEELCWGLRSNCYFLWVVRESEEAKLPENFVQETSEKGLVVRWCPQLQVLADEAVGCFLTHCGWNSTLEALSLGVPMVAMPQWTDQSTNAKYIMDVWKMGIRAPMGEKGVVGRDVIRDCIKEAIEGESRKEMRENAEKWRNLAKAAADEGGSSDKNIREFVGNLLHDRSYVSPCTN; translated from the exons atggagaaagaagaagagaaagcctACAGAGCTCACTGTATAGTATTGCCCTATCCAACCCAAGGCCACATAAACCCCATGCTTCAATTCTCTAAACGCATACAACACAAAGGGGTTAAGGTCACTCTTGTTAATACACGTTTTATTTCCAATACCATCACCCATAAACCATCATCCAGTACTTCCATTGCTCTTGAAACCATATCAGATGGCTACGATGAAGGTTGTATAGATCACGCAGAAAGCGTCCAGGTCTACCTAGATACCTTCAGGAAGGTGGGTTCTCAAACTCTTTCCAATCTTGTTGAGAAGCTAAATGCCTCTGGCTTCCCTGTAGATTGCATTGTTTATGATGCTTTTATGCCTTGGTGTCTTCAAGTTGCGAAGAAATTTGGTTTGCTTTCTGCCGTTTTTTTCACTCAATCTTGTGCTGTTGATATCATATACTATCATGTTTTTCGAGGGATGATCAAACCTCCCGTTAAGGAGAATGAAATCTTATTGGCTCCTGGATTGCCTCCACTTGAAGTTCAAGATCTGCCATCTTTCATTCATCATTATGGATCTTACCCTGCAGCTTTTGAAATGCTTATGAATCAGTTCTCCAATATTGATGAAGCCGATTGGGTTCTCTGCAACACGTTTTATGAGTTGGAACAAGAG GGGGCAGATTGGCTGGCGAAGCTTTGGCCATTGAAGACAATTGGACCAAGTATGCCATCCATGTACTTAGACAAGCAAATACAAGATGATAAAGACTATGGTTTCAGTATATTTAAGCCAAAtaatgaagcttgcatgaattgGCTTAATCATAAGCCAACAGGGTCAGTTGTATATGTGTCTTTCGGGAGCCTGGCAACTCTAGGAGCTGAGCAAATGGAAGAGCTGTGTTGGGGTTTGAGGAGTAATTGTTACTTCTTGTGGGTCGTAAGAGAATCTGAAGAGGCAAAACTCCCAGAAAACTTTGTACAAGAAACTTCGGAGAAGGGTTTGGTGGTGAGATGGTGTCCACAGCTACAGGTCTTAGCAGATGAAGCAGTGGGATGCTTTCTCACACATTGTGGATGGAACTCAACCTTGGAGGCATTGAGTTTGGGAGTGCCAATGGTGGCAATGCCACAGTGGACAGACCAAAGCACCAACGCCAAGTATATTATGGATGTTTGGAAAATGGGAATTAGAGCTCCAATGGGTGAGAAAGGGGTTGTTGGAAGAGATGTGATAAGGGATTGCATAAAAGAAGCAATTGAGGGAGAGAGCAGGAAAGAGATGCGAGAAAATGCAGAGAAATGGAGAAATCTAGCCAAAGCAGCGGCAGATGAAGGTGGAAGTTCCGATAAGAACATTCGTGAGTTCGTCGGAAATCTGCTTCACGATCGATCCTATGTTTCCCCTTGTACCAATTAA
- the LOC110654308 gene encoding agamous-like MADS-box protein AGL62: MVTTNKHQKRTKGRQKIEIKPIEAKSNLQVTFSKRRAGLVKKASELSLLSGAQVAVIAFSPGKKVFAFGHPNVDTVLDCYLNEGFDTKEEDPVTSSNNPHVQQWNREYEEAVKELEEEKKCLAMIQEWNKVRESNVNAGFWWDDSIDDMGVEELEEYVRAMKELRRNVGTRANELMMANHFGNQNIGSALGGFGLGDEPF, translated from the coding sequence ATGGTTACCACAAACAAACACCAAAAGAGAACCAAAGGCCGCCAAAAGATCGAGATCAAGCCCATTGAAGCAAAAAGCAATCTGCAAGTGACCTTCTCGAAACGCCGAGCAGGTCTAGTCAAGAAAGCAAGTGAGCTCAGTCTCCTTTCTGGGGCACAAGTGGCTGTAATCGCCTTCTCTCCCGGGAAAAAGGTCTTTGCCTTTGGCCATCCCAATGTAGACACTGTTCTTGATTGCTATCTGAACGAAGGTTTTGATACCAAGGAAGAAGATCCCGTGACCAGTAGCAATAACCCACATGTCCAACAGTGGAACAGAGAGTATGAAGAGGCAGTGAAAGAGCTGGAGGAGGAGAAGAAGTGTTTGGCAATGATTCAAGAATGGAATAAGGTGAGGGAGAGTAATGTGAATGCAGGGTTTTGGTGGGATGATTCTATTGATGATATGGGTGTAGAGGAGCTTGAGGAATATGTGAGGGCCATGAAGGAGTTAAGGAGGAATGTGGGTACTAGGGCTAATGAGTTGATGATGGCTAATCATTTTGGTAATCAGAATATTGGTAGTGCTCTGGGAGGTTTTGGTTTAGGTGATGAGCCTTTTTGA
- the LOC110654365 gene encoding formin-like protein 1 — MPASSSSSSSFFFITFFVFSCASRQLSSTSSRRILHQPFFPQDAIPPSQPPSPSPPSPPTSPKIPFSTATPNQSPFFPSYPSPPPPSSPATFASFPANISSLILPQSPQPKPNSHKLLAVAISAVVSAIVVLGIFVFYYSRRWRHSGFSDDKTYRSDNSNRMHPAYADTTNSNHHKLRTTSTSSEFLYLGTLVNSHTTDEGSNAHDNVNVESDPPKLDSPELLPLPPLNRQSSMQNFGNGEVGSTADEEDEFYSPRGSLGGQESSSGTGSGSRRLFASVGDQDFDARSTASSSCSSSTSGSPARSQSLSISPPGSSPRPKSPETSVLEASPAPSPPPGPPPPPPPPPPLMPLHNERKSPSPFPSASASHPDESPRLSFNLDRNAQSPSVSSALSSPNRSLEKSAVASPRILNDLDRNVRSPSLSPARILNVLDQNRQSPSLSSVSTSPDRNLEKTPIASPRISNALDREVRSPFLSSTSTSPERILEKTPSSRISNYLDRNVHSPLLSSASTSPGRGLDKNPLAYPRISNVSDQSKRPSSVSSASSSPGKVLEKSPDASPVMTSSVFGLNARISSVLGQPISLPLPHPPPPPPPPPPPQQRRSPSPPPPPPPQQRYGGSPVASTPTGQPLSKLPVLIPPSRSFVLQSTSMVSPIELPPSSKTIEDVEETAKPKLKPLHWDKVRASSDREMVWDQLRSSSFKFNEEMMETLFVVNTPNPKPNQLTPRSVIPSPNQENRVLDPKKAQNVAILLRALNVTIEEVCEALLEGNTDALGTELLESLLKMAPTKEEERKLKEYKDDSPTKLGHAEKFLKAVLDVPFAFKRVDAMLYITNFESEVEYLKRSLETLEAACEELRSSRMFLKLLEAVLKTGNRMNVGTNRGDAHAFKLDTLLKLVDVKGADGKTTLLHFVVQEIIRAEGARFSGANQTPNSTSIEDAKCRKLGLQVVSGLSSELTNVKKAAAMDSDVLSSDVSKLFKGIENINEVVRLNETMGVAETSQKFSDAMKRFMKLAEEEIIRIQAHESVALSLVKEITEYFHGNSAKEEAHPFRLFMVVRDFLTVLDRVCKEVGMINERTIVSSAHKFPVPVNPTLPVPVNPTLPQELSGPNARKQYSFSDDDSASP; from the exons ATGCccgcctcctcctcctcctcctcctccttcttcTTCATCACATTCTTCGTCTTTTCCTGCGCTTCCCGCCAATTATCCTCCACCTCCAGCCGTAGGATCCTCCACCAACCTTTCTTTCCTCAGGACGCCATTCCTCCTTCTCAACCGCCTTCTCCTTCTCCACCTTCTCCGCCTACTTCCCCTAAAATCCCCTTTTCCACTGCTACCCCAAATCAGTCCCCTTTTTTTCCTTCCTACCCTTCTCCTCCACCTCCTTCTTCTCCGGCTACATTTGCCTCTTTCCCTGCCAATATCTCCTCTCTCATCCTCCCTCAGTCCCCTCAGCCCAAACCCAATTCCCATAAACTCCTCGCCGTTGCAATTTCGGCTGTCGTCTCTGCTATTGTTGTATTGGGTATTTTCGTCTTTTACTATAGCCGGCGCTGGCGACACAGTGGCTTCTCCGATGACAAGACTTATAGATCGGATAACAGTAACAGAATGCACCCAGCATATGCGGATACCACAAACAGTAACCATCACAAGCTAAGAACCACTTCAACCAGTTCTGAGTTTCTTTATCTGGGTACTTTGGTTAATTCACACACCACAGATGAAGGTTCTAATGCTCATGATAATGTCAATGTCGAGTCAGATCCTCCGAAATTGGATTCTCCGGAGTTACTCCCGCTGCCACCGCTTAACAGGCAGAGTTCCATGCAGAATTTCGGGAATGGAGAAGTGGGGTCTACTGCAGATGAGGAGGACGAGTTTTACTCGCCAAGAGGGTCTCTGGGGGGTCAAGAGAGCTCGAGCGGCACAGGATCGGGGTCTAGAAGATTGTTTGCGTCCGTCGGTGATCAGGATTTTGATGCAAGAAGCACTGCCTCAAGCTCGTGTTCGTCTTCTACTTCGGGCTCTCCTGCTCGGTCTCAGTCACTCAGTATTTCTCCGCCAGGAAGTAGTCCACGACCAAAATCTCCGGAAACTAGTGTTCTTGAGGCTTCTCCAGCACCTTCTCCGCCTCCTGGCCCCCCGCCGCCGCcgccgccaccaccaccactaatGCCACTCCATAACGAGCGGAAATCTCCATCGCCGTTTCCGTCTGCGTCTGCCTCCCATCCAGATGAATCGCCGAGATTATCGTTTAACTTGGATCGAAACGCACAGTCTCCATCAGTGTCCTCGGCTTTGTCATCGCCCAACAGGAGTTTGGAGAAAAGCGCAGTTGCGTCACCGCGAATTTTGAATGATTTGGATAGAAATGTGCGGTCTCCATCCCTGTCCCCAGCAAGGATATTGAATGTTTTGGATCAAAATAGGCAGTCACCTTCATTATCCTCTGTTTCTACATCACCTGACAGAAATTTGGAGAAAACTCCGATTGCTTCTCCTAGAATATCGAATGCGTTGGATCGAGAAGTGAGGTCCCCATTTCTGTCGTCTACTTCTACGTCGCCAGAGAGAATTTTGGAGAAGACCCCGTCTTCAAGAATATCAAATTATTTGGATCGAAATGTGCACTCTCCTTTATTGTCTTCAGCTTCTACTTCACCAGGAAGAGGTTTGGATAAGAACCCACTTGCATATCCCAGAATTTCAAATGTTTCGGATCAAAGTAAGAGGCCTTCTTCAGTGTCTTCAGCTTCTTCATCGCCAGGTAAAGTTTTGGAAAAAAGCCCAGATGCATCACCAGTAATGACTTCGAGTGTTTTTGGTCTAAATGCCAGAATTAGCAGTGTTTTAGGCCAGCCTATTTCACTTCCACTACCGcatcctccacctccacctccaccaccgccaccaccacaACAAAGGCGCTCACCAtccccaccaccaccaccaccaccacaacaAAGATACGGGGGTTCTCCAGTTGCATCAACACCGACAGGCCAACCCCTTTCCAAGCTGCCAGTACTTATACCACCTTCAAGGTCTTTTGTATTACAAAGCACATCTATGGTATCTCCAATTGAATTACCACCTAGTTCTAAAACAATTGAGGATGTTGAGGAGACTGCCAAGCCAAAGTTGAAGCCTTTGCATTGGGATAAAGTTAGGGCCAGCTCTGACCGTGAAATGGTTTGGGATCAGCTCAGGTCAAGCTCCTTTAA ATTTAACGAGGAGATGATGGAAACGTTGTTTGTTGTCAACACTCCAAATCCAAAACCAAACCAACTAACTCCACGTTCTGTTATTCCATCACCTAACCAAGAGAATAGGGTATTGGATCCAAAAAAGGCTCAGAACGTTGCAATTTTGCTCAGGGCACTCAATGTGACAATTGAGGAAGTTTGTGAAGCCCTTTTAGAAG GCAATACCGATGCACTTGGAACCGAACTTCTAGAAAGTTTATTAAAGATGGCTCCTACCAAAGAAGAAGAGCGTAAATTAAAGGAATATAAAGATGATTCACCAACCAAGCTTGGTCATGCTGAGAAATTCCTCAAGGCTGTGCTTGATGTACCTTTTGCGTTTAAGAGAGTGGATGCAATGCTTTACATAACCAATTTTGAGTCTGAGGTTGAGTACCTCAAGAGGTCTTTGGAAACCCTAGAG GCAGCCTGTGAAGAACTGAGAAGTAGTAGGATGTTCTTGAAACTTCTAGAAGCTGTGCTCAAGACAGGGAACCGCATGAATGTTGGGACTAACCGTGGTGATGCCCATGCCTTCAAGCTTGACACGCTTCTCAAGCTTGTTGATGTCAAGGGTGCAGATGGAAAGACCACACTATTGCATTTTGTTGTACAGGAAATTATAAGAGCTGAAGGTGCTCGATTTTCGGGTGCCAACCAAACTCCAAACTCCACTTCAATTGAAGATGCTAAGTGTAGAAAACTTGGCCTGCAAGTTGTTTCTGGTCTAAGCTCAGAGCTCACAAATGTGAAGAAAGCAGCTGCTATGGATTCTGATGTACTTAGCAGTGATGTCTCCAAACTTTTCAAAGGCATTGAGAATATCAATGAAGTTGTGCGATTAAATGAAACAATGGGGGTGGCTGAAACCAGCCAGAAATTTTCAGATGCAATGAAGAGATTCATGAAATTGGCTGAGGAGGAGATCATAAGGATTCAAGCCCATGAAAGTGTAGCCTTGTCTCTAGTGAAAGAGATCACAGAGTACTTCCATGGGAATTCAGCGAAGGAAGAAGCTCACCCTTTCAGACTTTTCATGGTGGTGAGGGATTTTCTTACTGTTCTTGATCGGGTCTGCAAAGAAGTTGGTATGATAAACGAGCGTACAATAGTTAGTTCTGCCCACAAGTTTCCAGTTCCAGTAAACCCAACTCTTCCGGTTCCAGTAAATCCAACTCTGCCACAGGAATTATCTGGACCCAATGCTAGGAAGCAGTACAGTTTCTCTGATGATGATAGTGCATCTCCTTAG
- the LOC110641665 gene encoding mediator of RNA polymerase II transcription subunit 19a isoform X1, whose amino-acid sequence MDPESKKFERGPRELTGAVDLISHYKLLPHHEFFCKRSLPLSISDTHYLYNVVGDTEIRKGEGMQLDQLIQNTSYSRDSNTCIQPFDLDVLQEAFQFKETTPIDLPPAEKGTPTIAAKPKSESKDKERKHKKHKDKEKEKDKEHKKHKHRHKDKDRSKDKDKEKKKERSGHHDSGGDHSKKHHEKKRKHDGDEYVNDGHKHKKSKHKSSKIDEIGAIKVAG is encoded by the exons ATGGATCCTGAAAGCAAGAAGTTTGAAAGAG GACCAAGAGAGTTGACTGGTGCTGTTGATCTTATAAGTCATTACAAGTTgttaccccaccatgagttcttctGCAAGCGATCACTTCCTTTGTCAATTTCTGACACTCATTATCTTTACAATGTGGTGGGAGACACTGAAATCAGAAAAGGAGAAGGCATGCAATTGGATCAGCTCATCCAGAATACTTCCTATTCCAGAGATAGCAATACATGCATACAGCCATTTGACCTAGATGTGCTCCAAGAGGCCTTCCAATTTAAGGAAACCACCCCTATAGATTTGCCTCCT GCAGAGAAGGGGACTCCTACAATTGCTGCAAAACCAAAAAGTGAGTCCAAAGACAAGGAGAGGAAGCATAAAAAGCACAAAGACAAAGAGAAGGAGAAGGATAAAGAGCATAAGAAGCACAAACACCGTCATAAAGATAAAGATCGAAGTAAAGATAAAGataaggagaagaagaaggagaggagTGGACATCACGATTCTGGTGGTGATCACTCTAAGAAACACCATGAAAAG AAAAGAAAGCATGATGGAGATGAATATGTTAATGATGGTCACAAGCACAAAAAAAGTAag CATAAGAGCTCAAAAATTGATGAGATTGGTGCCATAAAGGTAGCTGGCTGA
- the LOC110641665 gene encoding mediator of RNA polymerase II transcription subunit 19a isoform X2 — MDPESKKFERGPRELTGAVDLISHYKLLPHHEFFCKRSLPLSISDTHYLYNVVGDTEIRKGEGMQLDQLIQNTSYSRDSNTCIQPFDLDVLQEAFQFKETTPIDLPPAEKGTPTIAAKPKSESKDKERKHKKHKDKEKEKDKEHKKHKHRHKDKDRSKDKDKEKKKERSGHHDSGGDHSKKHHEKKRKHDGDEYVNDGHKHKKT; from the exons ATGGATCCTGAAAGCAAGAAGTTTGAAAGAG GACCAAGAGAGTTGACTGGTGCTGTTGATCTTATAAGTCATTACAAGTTgttaccccaccatgagttcttctGCAAGCGATCACTTCCTTTGTCAATTTCTGACACTCATTATCTTTACAATGTGGTGGGAGACACTGAAATCAGAAAAGGAGAAGGCATGCAATTGGATCAGCTCATCCAGAATACTTCCTATTCCAGAGATAGCAATACATGCATACAGCCATTTGACCTAGATGTGCTCCAAGAGGCCTTCCAATTTAAGGAAACCACCCCTATAGATTTGCCTCCT GCAGAGAAGGGGACTCCTACAATTGCTGCAAAACCAAAAAGTGAGTCCAAAGACAAGGAGAGGAAGCATAAAAAGCACAAAGACAAAGAGAAGGAGAAGGATAAAGAGCATAAGAAGCACAAACACCGTCATAAAGATAAAGATCGAAGTAAAGATAAAGataaggagaagaagaaggagaggagTGGACATCACGATTCTGGTGGTGATCACTCTAAGAAACACCATGAAAAG AAAAGAAAGCATGATGGAGATGAATATGTTAATGATGGTCACAAGCACAAAAAAA CATAA